The following proteins are encoded in a genomic region of Brachypodium distachyon strain Bd21 chromosome 1, Brachypodium_distachyon_v3.0, whole genome shotgun sequence:
- the LOC100821645 gene encoding uncharacterized protein LOC100821645 produces the protein MALFPDWVMLDRFVVRRDDLDVDDSTVASGSGSGEHVFHVGFQLHAPPRVSRILLRVDAGASSFNNFHVVAAHRDALLLQMSYLIEARRGRTLRKYGMIDFFLYRAAGTDGSSRPSLDLLPAVDGTEAEVRARIEAEGFVWTNQRERRAKGLDLGVVRRGEKEFAVAELQVSCSKEPSELHVFCPTKSSQWEIKQPPLIPVGCADDFSLERLLFYWNADKVVTFGSSLCWIDYCYGIIFCDVFDDSPVLYYKEFPSKVPNLYDNCHGTGWVDAYQTVGVTSCGSLKYVTVVRGDGKIHGEFTESSGFTVTSWTLKRTEVNKMEWEKTDEATSDDLWRLDGFQNLPRIPLRFPHISIDDPNVVCFVLRRRVEGKCYRETWLVSVDLSSKAVKASHPYSNPELEETDISCETDFSKSKYWYFESFLPTEFTKYMNLLSTRTDLHSEPKPRKRKFMEGSKELELTG, from the exons ATGGCTCTCTTCCCTGACTGGGTTATGCTGGACCGCTTCGTGGTCCGCCGGGACGACCTTGACGTGGACGACTCAACCGTGGCCTCCGGCAGCGGCTCCGGGGAGCACGTGTTCCACGTCGGATTCCAgctccacgcgccgccgcgggtgTCCCGCATCCTCCTGCGGGTCGACGCCGGCGCGTCGTCCTTCAACAACTTCCACGTTGTCGCCGCCCACCGCGACGCGTTGCTCCTTCAGATGTCATACCTCATCGaggcgcgccgcggccgcacGCTCCGCAAGTACGGGATGATCGACTTCTTCCTCTACAGAGCAGCCGGTACCGATGGCTCGTCTCGGCCGTCGCTCGATCTTCTCCCCGCTGTTGACGGCACCGAGGCCGAGGTCCGGGCCCGGATCGAGGCGGAGGGCTTCGTCTGGACGAACCAGCGCGAACGGAGGGCCAAGGGCTTGGATCTCGGCGTCGTGCGCCGTGGCGAGAAAGAGTTTGCAGTCGCCGAGCTCCAGGTCAGCTGTTCTAAGGAACCATCAGAGCTCCACGTGTTTTGCCCGACCAAATCGAGCCAGTGGGAAATCAAGCAGCCACCGCTCATACCCGTGGGTTGTGCGGACGATTTTTCCTTGGAGCGGTTGCTGTTCTACTGGAATGCGGACAAGGTCGTCACATTTGGGAGCTCCCTCTGCTGGATAGATTACTGCTATGGCATCATTTTCTGTGATGTGTTCGATGACAGCCCAGTGCTCTACTACAAGGAATTCCCTTCAAAAGTGCCCAATCTGTATGACAACTGTCATGGTACTGGATGGGTTGATGCCTACCAGACCGTCGGTGTTACCAGCTGCGGCTCCCTGAAGTACGTCACAGTTGTGCGCGGTGATGGCAAGATTCACGGAGAGTTCACAGAGTCTTCTGGTTTCACCGTCACCTCCTGGACTCTAAAGAGAACAGAAGTGAATAAGATGGAGTGGGAGAAGACTGATGAGGCTACGTCCGATGATCTCTGGCGTCTTGATGGTTTTCAGAATCTCCCGCGCATCCCGTTGCGGTTTCCTCACATCAGCATTGACGACCCCAATGTTGTTTGCTTTGTGTTGAGGAGGAGGGTTGAAGGGAAGTGTTACCGCGAGACTTGGCTAGTTTCTGTTGACTTGAGCAGCAAGGCAGTTAAGGCTTCCCACCCATATAGCAATCCAGAATTAGAAGAAACGGATATCTCTTGCGAGACTGACTTTTCAAAATCAAAGTACTGGTACTTCGAGTCTTTTCTTCCCACCGAGTTCACCAAGTACATGAATCTGCTTAGCACCAG GACCGACCTTCATAGTGAGCCAAAACCTAGAAAGAGGAAGTTCATGGAAGGGAGCAAAGAGTTAGAGCTCACAGGATAA